The Dyella sp. 2HG41-7 sequence CTTGTTCGCGCAACGGCGATGGCAACGTTTGGCGTAGTGCGCGGTCCAATGCCTCCAGCTTGCCGGCCTTTTTGGCCAGTGCGGCGACAGGTCCGACATCGGTGATGGATTTCAATCCATGACCTGTGCGGTGGGAAGGCGGGACATCGCGCTGCATCAATAAAAACTTTCGAACCGGTAACGACATGCAAATCATACTCGTCTCACGCGCAGGGAAGGTGCCCAGGACATTGGATCTCACCAACCCTCGTCTTCGTTGGCGCGTGTGGGGAATCGGAGCTGCGGTGATCGTGGCGTTGGCCGGTCTCGGCGCCGGCGTGGCGTTGGCTGTAGCCAGTCCGCGCGATCGCGCCTTGGCCGAAATCAGCACGCTGCATCAAGAAGTGAAGACGCAAGACAAGCAACTCGGGGATCTGCGCGACGACGCGCACCGTCAACTCGATGCGCTCGCCGTCAAACTTGGCCAGCTCCAGGCGCAGGCAACCCGCCTCAATGCGCTGGGCGAACGCCTGGTGCAGGTCGGCAAACTCGATAGCAACGAATTTAATTTCGATCAGCCGCCGCCGGTCGGCGGTGTGGAAGTGACAACGGGCACCAGCGCCTACGCGCTGCCGCAAACGTTGGATGCCAGCATCGATCAGCTGGCGACCCAGTTCGATACGCAACAGGCGCAATTCGCCGCCATGCAGAGCTTCTTGCTCAATGCGCGTATCGACTCCGACTTGAAGCCGACTGGCATGCCGGCGGATGGCTACATCTCTTCGTACTTCGGCGTGCGCGCCGATCCGTTCGACGGCCTTGCCGCGCGCCACACGGGGCTGGATATCGCGGTGCCCGCCGGCAGTCCGGTGCATACCGTCGCCGAAGGCATGGTGACTTACGCCGGTGTGCGCAGCGGCTATGGCAACGTCGTGGAAATCGACCATGGCAACGGCTACATGACGCGTTACGCGCACAACAGCAAGCTCCTGGTGCACCCCGGCGAGCACGTTCGGGTGGGCGATGAAATCGCCCAGGCCGGTTCTACCGGCCGCTCCACCGGCTCGCACGTCCATTTCGAGGTTTGGCACAACGGGCGTGTGGTCAATCCGCTCGCGTACGTGAAAGACCATCGCTGAGCGCAAGGTATCCTTAGCGCCGGGCGGCACTCTTGAAAGCGCGCTAGAGCACCGCCACCCCTTGATCCGGGATACGGCGTTTCCGAGAGTTCCCGCGTTTGGGATACCCGGCTGACCCTAGTATCATCAACTCTTTGTCCGTCCGGGCTGGACCCGGCGGGCGTTCCTTATTTCCAGATCCGGAAGATCGATGCTCAACCGTGCCCTGACGAGTCTTTTTGGCAGCCGTAACGAACGAGTACTGCGCCAGCTGTCCAAAACCGTCGCGCGCATCAATGCGCTGGAGCCTGAACTCGAAAAGCTCAGCGACGAGGCATTGCGCGGCAAAACCGACGAATTCAAGCAACGCCTGGCCAAGGGCGAAACCTTGGACAAATTGCTGCCGGAAGCGTTTGCGGTGGTGCGCGAGGGCGCCAAGCGCGTACTCGGCATGCGTCACTACGACGTGCAGCTTATTGGCGGCATGGTGCTGCACATGGGCAAGATCGCCGAAATGCGCACGGGGGAAGGCAAGACGCTCGTCGCGACGGCGCCGGTGTATCTGAATGCGCTCGAAGGCAAGGGCACGCACGTCGTGACCGTCAACGACTACCTCGCCAAACGCGACGCCGCCCAGATGGGCAAGCTGTACAACTTCCTCGGCATGAGCGTGGGCGTGGTGTATCCGGGCATGGATCACGCCGACAAATTCTCGGCCTACGGCGCCGACATCAC is a genomic window containing:
- a CDS encoding M23 family metallopeptidase encodes the protein MQIILVSRAGKVPRTLDLTNPRLRWRVWGIGAAVIVALAGLGAGVALAVASPRDRALAEISTLHQEVKTQDKQLGDLRDDAHRQLDALAVKLGQLQAQATRLNALGERLVQVGKLDSNEFNFDQPPPVGGVEVTTGTSAYALPQTLDASIDQLATQFDTQQAQFAAMQSFLLNARIDSDLKPTGMPADGYISSYFGVRADPFDGLAARHTGLDIAVPAGSPVHTVAEGMVTYAGVRSGYGNVVEIDHGNGYMTRYAHNSKLLVHPGEHVRVGDEIAQAGSTGRSTGSHVHFEVWHNGRVVNPLAYVKDHR